One Orrella dioscoreae genomic window carries:
- a CDS encoding malonate--CoA ligase — protein MGSNENLYAVLERGFPKDRSSVAIETPTLHYTWDDIDRASACLANFLAALDLPPGARVAVQVEKSPEALLLYLATLRAGLVYLPLNTAYREAEVAYFLENAAPGLVVCASKNLDWVSEAARRAGTRYVHTLDDDRTGSLLEAAGSLPQTFHTVPRRPEDLAAILYTSGTTGRSKGAMLSHGNLSSNARVLHQYWGWSQDDVLLHMLPIFHVHGLFVASHGALLAGARMLWAPKLDADLALKWLPRATVMMGVPTYYVRLLSDPRFGREHCANMRLFISGSAPLLRETFDDFRARSGHTILERYGMSETIMLTSNPYRPESARLGGTVGKPLPGVSLRITDDQDQPLGPDAIGHVQVKGDGVFSGYWCMPEKNREEFTLDGWFRTGDMGRWGGEAGGAVVPDDYLSIVGRNKDLIISGGYNVYPKEIEGVLDDLPGVDESAVIGVPHPDFGEAVVAVVVAKPGAALDAQALADTLRGRIANFKVPKQIHLVETLPRNAMGKVQKNVLRDTYR, from the coding sequence TTGGGCAGCAACGAGAACCTGTACGCCGTCCTGGAGCGCGGCTTTCCAAAAGACCGCAGCAGCGTGGCCATCGAGACGCCGACGCTGCACTACACCTGGGACGACATCGACCGCGCCAGTGCCTGCCTGGCGAATTTCCTGGCCGCGCTGGACCTGCCGCCCGGCGCGCGGGTGGCCGTGCAGGTTGAAAAATCGCCGGAAGCGCTGTTGCTGTACCTGGCGACCTTGCGCGCGGGCCTGGTGTATCTGCCGCTGAACACGGCCTATCGCGAAGCCGAAGTGGCTTATTTCCTGGAGAACGCGGCGCCAGGCCTGGTGGTCTGCGCCAGCAAGAACCTCGATTGGGTCAGCGAAGCCGCGCGCCGCGCCGGCACGCGTTATGTGCACACGCTGGACGACGACCGGACGGGCAGCCTGCTGGAGGCAGCCGGATCGTTGCCGCAGACCTTCCACACGGTGCCGCGCCGCCCTGAAGACCTGGCCGCCATCCTGTACACCTCGGGCACCACGGGACGCAGCAAGGGCGCCATGCTGAGCCATGGCAATCTTTCGTCCAACGCCCGCGTGCTGCACCAATACTGGGGCTGGTCGCAGGACGACGTGCTGCTGCACATGCTGCCCATCTTCCACGTGCATGGCCTGTTCGTCGCCTCGCACGGCGCGCTGCTGGCCGGCGCAAGGATGCTCTGGGCGCCGAAGCTGGACGCCGACCTGGCCTTGAAGTGGCTGCCGCGCGCCACGGTGATGATGGGCGTGCCCACCTACTACGTGCGCCTGCTGTCCGACCCGCGCTTCGGCCGCGAGCATTGCGCCAACATGCGGCTGTTCATCTCGGGCTCGGCGCCGCTGCTGCGCGAGACCTTCGACGATTTCCGCGCGCGCAGCGGCCACACGATCCTGGAACGCTACGGCATGAGCGAGACCATCATGCTGACTTCCAATCCCTATCGGCCCGAGTCGGCCCGACTGGGCGGCACCGTGGGCAAGCCCTTGCCCGGTGTGTCCTTGCGCATCACCGATGACCAGGACCAGCCGCTGGGGCCGGACGCCATCGGCCACGTGCAGGTCAAGGGCGATGGCGTGTTCTCGGGCTATTGGTGCATGCCCGAGAAGAATCGCGAGGAATTCACGCTGGATGGCTGGTTCCGCACGGGCGACATGGGGCGCTGGGGCGGCGAGGCGGGCGGGGCGGTGGTGCCCGACGATTACCTCTCCATCGTCGGGCGCAACAAGGACCTCATCATCTCGGGCGGCTACAACGTCTATCCCAAGGAGATCGAGGGCGTGCTGGATGACCTGCCGGGCGTGGACGAGTCCGCGGTGATCGGCGTTCCGCATCCCGATTTCGGCGAGGCCGTGGTGGCCGTCGTCGTGGCCAAGCCCGGCGCCGCACTGGATGCGCAGGCGCTGGCCGATACCCTGCGCGGGCGCATCGCGAATTTCAAGGTGCCCAAGCAGATCCACCTGGTGGAGACCTTGCCGCGCAATGCCATGGGCAAGGTCCAGAAGAACGTCCTGCGGGACACCTACCGGTAG
- a CDS encoding efflux transporter outer membrane subunit: MKSLTISRLWVSVVAAATLAGCSLAPDYKRPDAPIAANWPDQPLLDEDAASGKTGTQAATAVAPEQGIPAADIGWREFFHDQRLQKLIELSLVNNRDMRIAVQRIEEARALYGQQRGEQFPSIGVGVQGTRQRLPEALRQPGQDAVTAQYQGGLALTAFEIDLFGRLRNLSEAARQQYLQSEQARRSVQINLVGQVAQAYFSLRAADTQLDLVRRTLESRQSSFDLVNSRFEGGVASELELNQSRTLLNTATSNLAQFTRERAQAVNLLVVLIGQQLPSDLPEALPFGSEQLVATVPAGLPSDLLARRPDILGAENALQAANANIGAARAAFFPTISLTGQLGSASGSLSNLFEGGTGFWSFSPQIAAPLFAGGSLRAGVDLARARENIAVSQYEQAIQQAFREVSDALAGEATYGAQLTALRALEASSARTVELSNLRYEGGIDDFLQVQTAQVEYFNAQQSLVQTGLQSLINRTELYKALGGGWVETSIPQAQAQPGIPVANASGQGGTSAQ; encoded by the coding sequence ATGAAAAGCCTGACCATTTCCCGCCTCTGGGTGTCCGTGGTGGCGGCAGCGACGCTGGCCGGCTGCTCGCTGGCGCCCGACTACAAGCGCCCCGACGCGCCCATTGCAGCCAACTGGCCCGACCAGCCCTTGCTGGACGAGGACGCAGCCAGCGGCAAGACCGGCACGCAGGCCGCCACGGCGGTGGCGCCCGAGCAGGGCATCCCGGCCGCGGACATCGGCTGGCGCGAGTTCTTCCACGACCAGCGTCTGCAGAAGCTGATCGAACTGTCGCTGGTGAACAACCGCGACATGCGGATTGCCGTCCAGCGTATCGAAGAAGCGCGTGCGCTTTATGGCCAACAGCGCGGCGAGCAATTCCCGAGCATCGGCGTGGGTGTCCAGGGCACGCGCCAGCGCCTGCCCGAGGCGCTGCGCCAGCCCGGACAGGACGCCGTCACGGCCCAGTACCAGGGCGGCCTGGCCCTCACCGCGTTCGAGATCGATCTGTTCGGCCGCCTGCGCAACCTGTCGGAAGCCGCGCGCCAGCAATACCTCCAAAGCGAGCAGGCACGCCGTTCGGTGCAGATCAACCTGGTGGGCCAGGTCGCGCAGGCGTATTTCTCGCTGCGCGCGGCCGATACCCAGCTGGACCTGGTGCGCCGCACCCTGGAATCGCGCCAGTCGTCTTTCGACCTGGTCAACAGCCGCTTTGAAGGCGGCGTGGCGTCCGAGCTGGAGCTCAACCAGTCGCGCACGCTGCTGAACACGGCCACCTCCAACCTGGCACAGTTCACGCGTGAACGTGCCCAGGCGGTCAACCTGCTGGTGGTGCTGATCGGCCAGCAACTGCCCAGCGACCTGCCCGAAGCCCTGCCTTTCGGCAGCGAGCAGCTGGTGGCCACGGTGCCTGCCGGTTTGCCGTCCGACTTGCTGGCGCGCCGCCCCGACATTCTCGGCGCTGAAAACGCGCTGCAGGCCGCCAATGCGAATATCGGCGCGGCGCGTGCGGCGTTCTTCCCCACGATCTCGCTGACGGGCCAACTGGGCAGCGCCAGTGGCTCGCTGTCGAACCTGTTCGAAGGTGGCACCGGTTTCTGGAGCTTCTCGCCCCAGATCGCCGCGCCGCTTTTCGCCGGCGGCAGCCTGCGCGCGGGCGTGGACCTGGCGCGCGCACGCGAGAACATCGCCGTGTCGCAATACGAACAGGCGATCCAGCAAGCCTTCCGTGAAGTGTCCGACGCGCTGGCCGGCGAGGCCACCTATGGTGCGCAGCTGACGGCGCTGCGCGCGCTGGAGGCGTCGTCGGCGCGCACGGTGGAGCTCTCCAACCTGCGTTACGAAGGCGGCATCGACGACTTCCTGCAGGTGCAGACTGCCCAGGTCGAGTACTTCAATGCCCAGCAGTCGCTGGTGCAGACCGGCCTGCAGTCGCTGATCAACCGCACCGAGCTGTACAAGGCGCTGGGCGGCGGCTGGGTCGAGACCTCGATCCCGCAGGCCCAAGCGCAGCCGGGCATCCCGGTGGCCAACGCCAGCGGACAGGGTGGCACGTCCGCCCAGTAA
- the acpS gene encoding holo-ACP synthase, which produces MTTPAATPDLPTPPNAIAGIGLDLLKTERVVRALSRHGDRFARKILGEDELRVFEARRQRDPARGVRYLATRFCAKEAFSKAIGLGMHHPMWWTRMQTLNAPGGRPVVVLSGELKAWYEARYGAAHVSLTDESDLAAAYVVVETLKRE; this is translated from the coding sequence ATGACGACACCCGCCGCCACGCCGGACCTGCCCACGCCGCCGAATGCCATCGCCGGCATCGGCCTGGACCTCCTGAAGACCGAGCGCGTCGTGCGCGCGCTGTCGCGCCACGGCGACCGCTTTGCGCGCAAGATCCTGGGCGAAGACGAGTTGCGCGTCTTCGAGGCACGCCGTCAGCGTGACCCCGCGCGCGGCGTGCGCTACCTGGCGACGCGCTTCTGCGCCAAGGAGGCGTTCTCCAAGGCCATCGGCCTGGGCATGCATCACCCCATGTGGTGGACGCGCATGCAGACGCTGAACGCGCCCGGCGGGCGCCCCGTGGTGGTGCTGTCGGGCGAGTTGAAGGCCTGGTACGAGGCGCGTTACGGCGCGGCCCATGTTTCCCTGACCGATGAGTCCGACCTGGCCGCCGCGTACGTCGTGGTGGAAACACTGAAACGAGAGTGA
- the nagZ gene encoding beta-N-acetylhexosaminidase encodes MPRHTRSDASATRLPPGPVMVDVAGPTLTREEARRLRHPLVGGVILFARNFTDRKTLRALCADIHAARDEPLLIGVDHEGGRVQRFRTDGFTHLPPMRALGEAWDRDPLDAMRLATDAGYVLAAELRACGVDLSFTPVLDLDVGVSGVIGTRSLHRDPRVVAMLARALAQGLAQAGMAACGKHFPGHGHVAADSHHAVPVDRRSLKTILAEDAAPYGWLGDAVLPAVMPAHVIYPKVDARPAGFSPRWVGEILRGQLGYQGVVFSDDLTMEGAAVAGDITARAIAALQAGCDMVLVCNRPDLADTVLATLSHAQDAESVARIRRLMPQVPALRWKALQAEGRYQRARAALSPILPQPA; translated from the coding sequence ATGCCCCGCCACACCCGCTCCGACGCCTCCGCCACCCGCCTGCCGCCCGGTCCGGTCATGGTCGACGTGGCCGGCCCCACGCTCACGCGCGAGGAAGCGCGCCGCCTGCGCCATCCGCTGGTGGGCGGGGTGATTCTCTTTGCCCGCAACTTCACCGACCGCAAGACGCTGCGCGCCTTGTGCGCGGACATCCATGCCGCGCGCGACGAACCGCTGCTCATCGGCGTGGATCATGAGGGCGGACGGGTGCAGCGTTTTCGCACCGATGGCTTCACGCATCTGCCGCCGATGCGGGCGCTGGGCGAGGCCTGGGACCGCGATCCGCTGGACGCCATGCGTCTGGCGACCGACGCGGGCTACGTGCTGGCCGCCGAGTTGCGCGCCTGCGGCGTGGACCTGAGTTTCACGCCGGTGCTGGACCTGGACGTCGGCGTGAGCGGCGTGATCGGCACCCGGTCGCTGCATCGCGATCCACGCGTGGTGGCCATGCTGGCCCGCGCGCTGGCCCAGGGGCTGGCGCAAGCCGGCATGGCGGCTTGCGGCAAGCATTTTCCCGGCCATGGCCATGTGGCGGCCGACTCCCATCATGCGGTGCCGGTGGACCGGCGCAGCCTGAAAACCATCCTGGCCGAAGACGCCGCGCCTTACGGCTGGCTGGGCGATGCCGTGCTGCCGGCCGTCATGCCGGCCCACGTCATCTATCCCAAGGTCGATGCTCGCCCGGCGGGCTTTTCGCCGCGCTGGGTCGGCGAGATCCTGCGCGGCCAGTTGGGCTACCAGGGCGTGGTGTTCTCGGACGACCTGACGATGGAAGGCGCTGCGGTCGCCGGCGACATCACGGCGCGCGCCATCGCGGCCTTGCAGGCGGGCTGCGACATGGTGCTGGTCTGCAACCGGCCCGACCTGGCCGACACGGTGCTGGCCACCTTGTCGCATGCGCAGGATGCCGAGTCCGTCGCCCGCATCCGCCGCCTGATGCCGCAGGTGCCGGCCCTGCGCTGGAAGGCCTTGCAGGCTGAAGGCCGCTACCAGCGCGCCCGTGCCGCGCTGTCCCCCATCCTGCCGCAACCGGCCTGA
- a CDS encoding efflux RND transporter permease subunit — MPQFFIDRPIFAWVVALFITLAGLLAIPNMPVAQYPDVAPPAIQITATYPGASAEDVAEQVTSIIENELNGAKGLLYYESVSDSNGQAQITVTFRPGTDPDMAQVDVQNRVSNISAQLPTAVTQQGLTFEQTSAGFLMIGAVSSVDGSMDQIALADYITRNIKNPVSRVPGVGRFQLFAAPRAMRIWVDPNKLVAYNLSMADVNQAISQQNAQIPAGQLGAPPNLDATRTTATVMVNGQLSSVDAFGAVVLRANQDGSMVRLRDVARVEVGADNYQFGARLNGQPTAAFAIVLAPNANALATAQGVRDQMEELSAFFPGGVEYSIPYDTAPYVQVSIEQVLHTLAEAMVLVFLVMYLFLQNVRYTIIPTLVVPVALLGALGVMLALGFSINVLTMFAMVLAIGILVDDAIVVVENVERIMVEDGLSPREATAKAMPQISGAIVGITLVLTSVFLPLAFMGGSVGVIYRQFSVAMAVSIMFSGFLALTFTPALCVTLLKAIPKGHHEQKKGFFGWFNRKFEAGTNRYQNVVSRLVHRSGRMMIIYLILVIALGWLYFRLPTSFLPEEDQGYTITNIELPSGSSANRTMEVIEDVEKYFMDLPTTENVISVRGFSFNGSGLNAALIFAPMKDFSERKGEGGSAQAVSFGAMQKLLMGTRDAMVITVIPPAISSLGNASGFDFRLQDRGGAGAEALAQATADLMGLAMKSDVLGDIRITGLGPGQQLSLTIDREKAAALGVDFNEAATLLSTSVGSAFLGKFPNLGWMQNVWVQADAAYRMDLKDVLRLNARNAQGNMVPLSSFVSYEWGEGPSQVVRYNSYPSMRLEGGAAPGYSSGAAMAEMERLMQQMPPGFGYEWNGLSYQEKQAGDQALILMGLAMLVVFMVLAALYESWAIPLSVMLVVPLGMLGAVGLVTLTGMSNDVYFQVGMVTVIGLAAKNAILIIEFAKDAYARGAGLYEAAIEAARLRLRPILMTSLAFILGVVPLVLASGAGAASQNAVGVGVIGGMLAATPFSVIFVPVFFVAVLGLFKTKPRLLGAEAKAHAQEQAEKQRLEAAQQGGDQKNHPDHEGKA, encoded by the coding sequence ATGCCGCAATTTTTCATCGATAGACCAATCTTTGCCTGGGTGGTCGCCCTGTTCATCACGCTGGCTGGCCTGCTGGCGATACCGAACATGCCGGTCGCCCAGTATCCGGACGTGGCGCCGCCCGCGATCCAGATCACGGCCACCTATCCGGGCGCGTCCGCCGAGGACGTGGCCGAGCAGGTCACCAGCATCATCGAGAACGAGCTGAACGGCGCCAAGGGCCTGCTGTACTACGAATCGGTCAGCGATTCGAATGGCCAGGCGCAGATCACCGTGACCTTCCGTCCCGGCACCGATCCCGACATGGCGCAGGTCGACGTGCAGAACCGCGTGTCGAACATCTCCGCGCAACTGCCTACCGCGGTCACCCAGCAGGGCCTGACTTTCGAGCAGACCAGCGCGGGCTTCCTGATGATCGGGGCGGTGTCGTCGGTCGATGGGTCCATGGACCAGATCGCGCTGGCCGACTACATCACCCGCAATATCAAGAACCCGGTGTCCCGGGTGCCCGGCGTGGGCCGGTTCCAGCTGTTCGCCGCGCCACGCGCGATGCGCATCTGGGTCGATCCGAACAAGCTGGTGGCCTACAACCTCAGCATGGCCGACGTGAACCAGGCCATCTCGCAGCAGAACGCCCAGATTCCGGCCGGCCAATTGGGCGCGCCGCCCAACCTGGACGCCACGCGCACGACTGCCACGGTCATGGTCAACGGCCAGCTGAGTTCCGTCGACGCCTTCGGCGCCGTGGTGCTGCGCGCCAACCAGGATGGCTCGATGGTGCGGCTGCGCGATGTCGCGCGCGTCGAGGTCGGCGCCGACAACTACCAGTTCGGCGCGCGCCTGAACGGCCAGCCGACCGCGGCGTTCGCCATCGTGCTGGCGCCCAACGCCAACGCACTGGCCACGGCGCAAGGGGTGCGCGACCAGATGGAGGAGCTGTCCGCGTTCTTCCCGGGCGGCGTCGAGTACAGCATTCCCTATGACACCGCGCCTTACGTGCAGGTGTCCATCGAGCAGGTGCTCCACACGCTGGCGGAGGCCATGGTGCTGGTGTTCCTGGTGATGTACCTGTTCCTGCAGAACGTGCGCTACACGATCATTCCCACGCTGGTGGTGCCGGTGGCGCTGCTGGGCGCGCTGGGGGTCATGCTGGCGCTGGGCTTCTCCATCAACGTGCTGACCATGTTCGCCATGGTGCTGGCCATCGGGATCCTGGTGGACGACGCCATCGTGGTGGTGGAGAACGTCGAGCGGATCATGGTGGAGGATGGCCTTTCCCCACGGGAAGCCACGGCCAAGGCGATGCCGCAGATCAGCGGCGCCATCGTCGGCATCACGCTGGTGCTGACCTCGGTGTTCCTGCCGCTGGCCTTCATGGGGGGCTCCGTGGGCGTGATCTATCGCCAGTTTTCGGTGGCGATGGCCGTGTCCATCATGTTCTCCGGCTTCCTGGCGCTGACGTTCACGCCCGCGCTGTGCGTGACGCTGCTCAAGGCCATCCCGAAGGGGCACCATGAGCAGAAGAAGGGCTTCTTCGGCTGGTTCAACCGCAAGTTCGAGGCGGGCACGAATCGCTACCAGAACGTGGTGTCCCGTCTCGTGCACCGGTCCGGCCGCATGATGATCATCTATCTGATCCTGGTGATCGCGCTGGGCTGGCTGTATTTCCGCCTGCCCACCTCGTTCCTGCCGGAGGAAGACCAGGGCTACACCATCACCAACATCGAATTGCCGTCGGGCTCGTCGGCGAACCGCACGATGGAGGTGATCGAGGATGTCGAGAAGTACTTCATGGACCTTCCGACCACCGAGAACGTGATCTCGGTGCGGGGGTTCAGCTTCAACGGCAGCGGCCTGAACGCGGCGCTGATCTTCGCGCCGATGAAGGATTTCTCCGAGCGCAAGGGCGAGGGTGGCTCGGCGCAGGCCGTCTCCTTCGGCGCCATGCAGAAGCTGCTGATGGGCACCCGCGACGCCATGGTGATCACGGTGATCCCGCCCGCCATCTCGTCGCTGGGCAACGCGTCGGGCTTCGACTTCCGCCTGCAGGATCGGGGCGGCGCGGGCGCCGAGGCGCTGGCGCAGGCCACGGCCGACCTGATGGGCCTGGCGATGAAGAGCGACGTGCTGGGCGATATCCGCATCACCGGCCTGGGACCGGGCCAGCAGCTGAGCCTGACGATCGACCGCGAGAAGGCTGCCGCGCTGGGCGTGGACTTCAACGAGGCCGCCACGCTGCTGTCGACCTCGGTGGGTTCGGCCTTCCTGGGCAAGTTCCCCAACCTGGGGTGGATGCAGAACGTCTGGGTGCAGGCCGACGCGGCCTACCGCATGGACCTGAAGGACGTGCTGCGCCTGAACGCCCGCAATGCGCAGGGCAACATGGTTCCCCTGTCTTCCTTCGTCAGCTACGAGTGGGGCGAGGGTCCGTCGCAGGTGGTGCGCTACAACAGCTATCCCTCGATGCGCCTGGAAGGCGGCGCCGCGCCGGGTTATTCCTCGGGTGCCGCCATGGCCGAGATGGAACGCCTGATGCAGCAGATGCCCCCGGGCTTCGGCTACGAGTGGAACGGCCTGTCCTACCAGGAAAAGCAGGCGGGCGACCAGGCGCTGATCCTGATGGGGCTGGCGATGCTGGTGGTGTTCATGGTGCTGGCCGCGCTGTACGAGAGCTGGGCCATTCCGCTGTCGGTGATGCTGGTGGTGCCGCTGGGCATGCTGGGCGCCGTGGGCCTGGTGACCCTCACGGGCATGAGCAACGACGTGTACTTCCAGGTGGGGATGGTGACCGTGATCGGCCTGGCGGCCAAGAACGCGATCCTGATCATCGAGTTCGCGAAGGATGCCTATGCGCGTGGCGCCGGTCTGTATGAAGCCGCCATCGAGGCAGCACGCCTGCGCCTGCGTCCCATCCTGATGACCTCGCTGGCGTTCATCCTGGGCGTGGTGCCGCTGGTCCTGGCCAGCGGCGCGGGCGCCGCCAGCCAGAACGCCGTGGGAGTGGGCGTGATTGGCGGGATGCTGGCCGCCACGCCGTTTTCGGTTATCTTTGTGCCGGTGTTTTTCGTCGCGGTGCTGGGTCTCTTCAAGACCAAGCCCCGCCTGCTGGGCGCCGAGGCCAAGGCCCACGCGCAGGAGCAGGCAGAGAAGCAACGCTTGGAAGCGGCCCAGCAGGGCGGCGACCAGAAGAATCATCCTGATCATGAGGGCAAGGCATGA
- a CDS encoding efflux RND transporter periplasmic adaptor subunit, with the protein MRFLSSFTPRTTTLALALAASLALAGCKEQPQMNPGMPEVSVVTVQPQRAPVVTELPGRIDAVRNAEVRARVTGIVQKIEFEQGGDVKKGQRLFKIDPAPMKAAYDQAAAQLKQAQADLYTARQLANRYEPLVKANAVSKQEYDNAVGSARQADAAVAAARAALDNAKINLNYTDVDSPIDGRIGKPLVTEGALVEAGTATQMALVQQLNPVYVDFNQSTADLAQLRRAFAEGQLQKIGADAARVTVVLDDGTEYAHPGKLLFTGMSVDPGTGQVNVRAEVENPDDILLPGMFVRVRFEQGVNEKALLVPQQALQRTPDGRQSLMVLRDGKVAQISVVTGPVVGARTIISQGLNPGDQVVVEGFQKIRPGAPAKPTEWQPKGEQQGQQPGQQPGQAPGAQPSQAEQPPKQSS; encoded by the coding sequence ATGCGCTTCCTTTCTTCGTTCACACCGAGAACCACCACCCTTGCTCTGGCACTTGCCGCGTCCCTGGCGCTGGCGGGTTGCAAGGAGCAGCCGCAGATGAACCCGGGCATGCCCGAGGTCAGCGTGGTGACGGTGCAGCCCCAACGCGCGCCCGTGGTGACCGAACTCCCGGGCCGCATCGACGCCGTGCGCAATGCCGAAGTCCGCGCACGCGTGACCGGCATCGTGCAGAAGATCGAATTCGAGCAGGGCGGCGACGTCAAGAAGGGCCAGCGTCTTTTCAAGATCGATCCGGCGCCCATGAAGGCCGCCTATGACCAGGCTGCCGCGCAGTTGAAGCAGGCGCAGGCTGATCTGTACACGGCCCGCCAGCTGGCCAACCGCTACGAGCCGCTGGTGAAGGCCAACGCCGTCAGCAAGCAGGAATACGACAACGCCGTGGGGTCCGCCCGCCAGGCCGATGCGGCGGTCGCCGCCGCGCGCGCCGCGCTGGACAATGCCAAGATCAACCTGAACTACACCGACGTCGATTCGCCCATCGATGGCCGCATCGGCAAGCCGCTGGTGACCGAAGGCGCGCTGGTCGAGGCTGGCACTGCCACGCAGATGGCGCTGGTGCAGCAGCTGAACCCGGTCTATGTCGACTTCAACCAGTCGACCGCCGATCTCGCGCAACTGCGCCGCGCGTTCGCCGAAGGCCAGTTGCAGAAGATCGGCGCGGACGCCGCGCGCGTGACGGTGGTGCTGGACGACGGCACCGAGTACGCGCATCCGGGCAAGCTGCTTTTCACCGGCATGTCGGTGGACCCTGGCACCGGCCAGGTCAATGTGCGTGCCGAGGTCGAGAACCCCGACGATATCCTGCTGCCCGGCATGTTCGTGCGCGTGCGCTTCGAGCAGGGCGTGAACGAGAAAGCGTTGCTGGTGCCGCAACAGGCGCTGCAGCGCACGCCTGACGGCCGCCAGAGCCTGATGGTGCTGCGTGACGGCAAGGTGGCGCAGATTTCGGTGGTGACGGGTCCCGTCGTGGGCGCGCGCACCATCATCTCGCAGGGGCTGAATCCTGGCGACCAGGTCGTCGTGGAGGGTTTCCAGAAGATCCGTCCCGGCGCGCCTGCCAAACCCACCGAATGGCAGCCGAAAGGCGAGCAGCAAGGCCAACAACCCGGCCAGCAACCTGGCCAGGCGCCCGGCGCGCAGCCGAGCCAGGCCGAGCAGCCGCCCAAGCAGTCGTCGTAA
- a CDS encoding Bug family tripartite tricarboxylate transporter substrate binding protein gives MKTGILTAAIALTGMVGGIAPAAAAWPERPITIVVPFPAGGGTDTYARPLAQQLTAQLGQAVVVDNKGGAGGTVGASVAAKAQPDGYTFFMGGAHHAVAPALYKNLTYDIKKSFVPVALLAEPPQVIVVNEKKLPVKTLKELVDYAKANPGKINYGSAGKGSTHHLAGELFLIQSKVEMVDVPFQGAGPMLTALIGGQVDMAYDGLGSSAGHIRAGSIKPLAVASKTRSPTLPDVPTAAEAGYPDYVVSTWYAMWAPAGTPPAVVEKMSAELVKALNSDKVKEIWKSNGSETPNMTGAAFGSFVDSEIQRWAKVVSDSGVKLD, from the coding sequence ATGAAGACAGGAATCTTGACTGCAGCGATCGCCCTGACAGGCATGGTGGGGGGCATCGCGCCCGCCGCCGCGGCCTGGCCGGAGCGCCCCATCACCATCGTCGTGCCCTTTCCGGCAGGCGGCGGCACGGACACCTATGCGCGGCCCCTGGCGCAGCAGCTCACGGCTCAGCTGGGGCAGGCCGTCGTGGTCGACAACAAGGGCGGCGCGGGCGGCACCGTGGGCGCCTCCGTGGCCGCCAAGGCCCAGCCCGACGGCTATACCTTCTTCATGGGCGGGGCGCACCACGCGGTGGCGCCGGCGCTCTACAAGAACTTGACCTACGACATCAAGAAAAGCTTCGTGCCGGTGGCGCTGCTGGCCGAGCCGCCGCAGGTGATCGTCGTCAACGAGAAGAAGCTGCCGGTGAAGACGCTGAAGGAGCTGGTCGATTACGCGAAGGCCAATCCGGGCAAGATCAACTACGGCTCGGCGGGCAAGGGCAGCACCCACCACCTGGCGGGAGAACTCTTCCTCATCCAGAGCAAGGTCGAGATGGTGGATGTGCCCTTCCAGGGAGCGGGGCCGATGCTGACGGCGCTCATCGGCGGACAGGTCGACATGGCCTACGATGGGCTGGGTTCCTCCGCGGGACATATCCGCGCCGGTTCCATCAAGCCGCTCGCCGTGGCATCCAAGACCCGTTCGCCGACGCTGCCCGACGTGCCGACCGCGGCCGAGGCAGGTTATCCGGATTACGTGGTGTCGACCTGGTATGCGATGTGGGCGCCTGCCGGCACGCCGCCAGCCGTGGTGGAAAAGATGTCGGCCGAACTCGTCAAGGCGCTCAATAGCGACAAAGTGAAGGAAATCTGGAAGAGCAACGGTTCAGAGACCCCGAACATGACGGGCGCCGCTTTCGGTTCCTTCGTCGACAGCGAGATCCAGCGCTGGGCCAAGGTGGTGAGCGATTCCGGCGTCAAGCTGGACTGA
- a CDS encoding pyridoxine 5'-phosphate synthase, producing the protein MIDLGVNIDHVATLRQQRHTAYPDPIQAALRAEEAGADLITLHLREDRRHIQDADVHALRPLLRTRMNLECAVTPEMLDIACQVRPQDVCLVPEKRSELTTEGGLDVLGAQAAVNDAVARLHDAGIRVSLFIDPEPAQLEAAARTGAQVVELHTGAYAEATDVAAAQAEIERVRRAVAAGISLGLRVNAGHGLHYGNVQAIAALDGLAELNIGHAIVAQAIFDGWEKAVRDMKALMVTARVGQGAGR; encoded by the coding sequence ATGATCGATCTGGGCGTGAACATCGACCACGTGGCCACGCTGCGCCAGCAGCGCCACACCGCGTATCCCGACCCCATCCAGGCTGCGTTGCGCGCCGAGGAAGCCGGCGCGGACCTCATCACGCTGCACCTGCGCGAAGACCGGCGCCACATCCAGGACGCCGACGTGCACGCCTTGCGCCCCCTGCTGCGCACCCGCATGAACCTGGAGTGCGCGGTCACGCCCGAGATGCTGGATATCGCCTGCCAGGTGCGTCCGCAGGACGTCTGCCTGGTGCCTGAAAAACGCAGCGAACTCACCACCGAGGGCGGCCTGGACGTGCTGGGCGCGCAGGCCGCGGTGAACGATGCCGTGGCCCGCCTGCATGACGCGGGCATCCGGGTGTCGCTCTTCATCGACCCCGAGCCCGCGCAACTGGAAGCCGCCGCACGCACGGGCGCCCAGGTGGTGGAGTTGCACACGGGCGCCTATGCGGAGGCCACCGATGTGGCGGCCGCCCAGGCGGAAATCGAACGCGTGCGCCGGGCCGTCGCCGCGGGCATTTCCTTGGGTCTGCGGGTGAATGCCGGCCATGGCCTGCACTACGGCAACGTCCAGGCCATCGCGGCGCTGGACGGCCTGGCGGAACTGAACATCGGGCACGCCATCGTCGCCCAGGCCATCTTCGATGGCTGGGAGAAGGCCGTGCGCGACATGAAGGCGCTGATGGTCACCGCCCGCGTGGGGCAGGGCGCCGGCCGCTGA